From Coffea arabica cultivar ET-39 chromosome 10e, Coffea Arabica ET-39 HiFi, whole genome shotgun sequence, one genomic window encodes:
- the LOC113711018 gene encoding patatin-like protein 3: MEKTKPSHLQIQPPTYGSLATILSIDGGGVRGIIPATLLCFLEAQLQEVDGDDARIADYFDVIAGTGTGGLTTVLLTAPDENNRPLYTAKDINHFYKQQLPKIFPHIRGKIARYIRNTVRLVTGPKYSGKYLRRFTRDILGEKRMTDSLTNVIIPTFDIKQLQPTIFSSYEANSSPRLNARLADVCVSTFATPTYFPPHYFTTKDDAGIVREFNLIDGGVAASNPSQIATSRLAKHVFGRNPDFLPINPMDYCRFLVISLGTGSGKVQKKYNSKRAAKWGVLGWLFSGGSRPIVDAFTQASASMVDFHLSSHFQALHSEDNYLRIQDDALTGTQRCFDGAGEKNLERLSKIGEDLLEKPVARVNLATGLSEPVNNGGTNAEALNRFAKLLSDERKRRQSKGAAITP, translated from the exons ATGGAGAAGACAAAACCATCCCACCTTCAAATCCAACCGCCAACCTATGGAAGCCTCGCAACCATTCTAAGCATCGACGGTGGTGGCGTTAGGGGGATTATTCCGGCCACACTACTTTGTTTCCTTGAAGCCCAACTCCAG GAAGTGGATGGCGACGATGCAAGAATTGCAGATTATTTTGATGTGATAGCCGGAACAGGCACAGGTGGCCTTACAACTGTGCTATTGACAGCGCCAGATGAAAATAACCGTCCTCTCTATACTGCTAAAGATATAAACCACTTCTACAAACAGCAATTGCCTAAGATTTTTCCACATATAAG GGGAAAAATTGCTAGATATATCAGAAATACAGTAAGATTGGTAACGGGTCCAAAGTACAGCGGCAAGTATCTTCGAAGGTTCACCAGAGACATCCTCGGTGAGAAGCGGATGACTGATTCCTTGACAAACGTTATTATTCCTACGTTCGACATCAAGCAGCTGCAACCAACTATTTTTTCCTCTTACGAG GCAAACAGCTCTCCACGGTTGAATGCTCGGTTAGCTGACGTCTGCGTTAGCACCTTTGCAACTCCGACTTACTTTCCTCCCCATTATTTCACAACCAAGGATGACGCCGGGATTGTTCGCGAATTCAATCTTATTGATGGTGGCGTTGCTGCAAGTAATCCG TCACAGATAGCCACAAGCCGACTTGCCAAACACGTTTTTGGCAGAAACCCGGATTTCCTTCCTATCAATCCAATGGATTACTGTCGTTTCCTAGTTATATCTCTAGGCACAGGTTCTGGGAAGGTGCAGAAGAAATATAACTCGAAAAGGGCTGCCAAATGGGGTGTTTTAGGTTGGTTATTTAGCGGAGGTTCAAGACCCATTGTGGATGCATTCACTCAAGCCAGTGCAAGCATGGTCGATTTCCATCTTTCTTCACATTTTCAAGCGCTTCATTCTGAAGATAATTACCTCCGAATTCAA GATGACGCATTAACAGGGACACAACGATGCTTCGATGGTGCTGGGGAGAAGAATCTTGAGAGACTCTCAAAAATTGGAGAAGACTTGCTGGAAAAACCGGTTGCAAGAGTTAATCTGGCGACAGGTCTCTCTGAGCCTGTCAATAATGGGGGAACAAATGCAGAAGCTTTGAATAG GTTTGCAAAATTACTGTCAGATGAAAGAAAACGAAGGCAGTCCAAGGGAGCAGCAATCACGCCCTAG
- the LOC113713063 gene encoding uncharacterized protein isoform X1: MLRLCCRTTRRYLRLPYRRTFTTTTSSSVSPSSNSNIPENSTNSIIQNPEHVPAPSPPPILHPLPESKPNLSRVSIISISATIVSAMLASYLLINNNDAESSAAKTARREIENAIEKSNESFRKIMHRMKQTGAAASVLWQSLRSVMSSANHEVRLGFEWRVAALLADIAAASESRRAAIVGAGGGAVVDWLLETVAVGSADNLGTQAESARALAYLMADPNVCEVVLARPHAVPYLLRFIFSAQPRKSQKRRSSFDVSDSLKGRSMLVAAIMDVVTSNCESADKIMFKPSLPKNAIMRDIAAAIEVIEEGGIHWDEPPEDKDDKGGKGMKGIGIKILEGTTVLGLSRTNGRVEMEDSDADHMNTVQSLPQSLSFNKANERFPVQDRVSSVVVPGLWDDLHSEHVAVPFAAWALANWAMASEVNRSHIQELDRDGQAVMTALVAPERSVKWHGSLVARFLLKDQNLPLNESVSDWTSSLLSTAFQASKVQDVSLVEVALSAFLVAIERSPDAREVVMDKGLQLMRETAKQTPKHKSVQGSLAKALELLCCEGLHMSLEESQKWSGILLPWVFSKPCSDTVRASAINILAHVLEDYGPSSLPISQGWLTIMLTDVLSTKKSALMTGNNQPGTDKVKTQIDQSNIVSASQIANQLAVAVVNLAGTQLGTSTDSEDMFPLVDMLSLEPFVGPLKNLKKDKNFKVNAADSALATLKGIKALTEVCAEDSSCQTKITDFGVMCLLRRLLLEDDYEQLAAIEAYDASRALEAQDHVSSSSGQTSAANTNDSSSLRVPPTAHIRRHAARLLTVLSVLPKVQKIIVADETWCKWLAECSKGKIPGCNDLKIQSYAKATLLNVLCNYQSNSVNGDKTDKKNEPCPHYAEMIFLINPERPHWKCLDKVMPNIEDGSSSANDDSTECVGGPSSGASSDDDSSISTSTSENCSGLDIAPLDVVFVHGLRGGPFKSWRLSEDKSSTKSGLVEKIDEEAGKQGTFWPGEWLPADFPDARVFSLQYKTNLTQWSGASLPLLEVSSMLLEKLIAAGIGDRPVVFVTHSLGGLLVKQMLYQAEAEKRDNFVKNTIGLVFYSCPHFGSKLADMPWRMGLVFRPAPTIGELRSGSPRLVELNNFIGDLHEKGMLEVLSFSETKVTPIVEGYGGWAFRMEIVPIESAYPGFGHLVVLDSTDHVNSCKPLSRTDPSYKETLDFLHKMKARLHK, translated from the exons ATGCTTCGACTTTGTTGTCGAACCACGCGCCGGTATCTACGCCTTCCCTACCGGCGGAccttcaccaccaccacctcctcttCTGTAAGTCCCAGTTCTAATAGTAATATTCCAGAAAATTCCACAAATTCGATAATCCAGAATCCCGAACATGTCCCTGCTCCTTCGCCACCACCGATTCTCCATCCGCTCCCTGAATCAAAACCTAATCTTAGTCGAGTCTCCATAATATCTATCTCCGCTACGATAGTCTCCGCAATGCTAGCCTCCTATTTGTTGATTAATAACAACGACGCCGAATCCAGTGCGGCTAAAACTGCCAGAAGAGAAATTGAGAACGCGATCGAGAAATCAAACGAGTCGTTTAGGAAAATTATGCACCGGATGAAACAAACTGGAGCGGCCGCGTCGGTTTTGTGGCAGTCGCTAAGGTCGGTGATGTCGTCGGCGAACCATGAGGTGAGGTTGGGGTTTGAATGGAGAGTGGCGGCGTTGTTGGCGGATATTGCGGCAGCCAGTGAGAGTCGGAGAGCGGCGATTGTGGGAGCTGGTGGTGGTGCAGTGGTGGATTGGCTTTTGGAGACTGTGGCTGTGGGTTCCGCGGATAATTTGGGGACTCAAGCTGAGTCTGCTAGGGCTTTGGCGTATTTGATGGCTGATCCTAATGTATGTGAGGTGGTTTTAGCTAGGCCTCATGCTGTTCCTTATTTACTTCGTTTCATTTTTTCTGCTCAGCCTCGGAAAAGT CAAAAGAGACGTAGTTCATTCGATGTTTCTGATTCTTTGAAAGGTAGGAGCATGCTTGTTGCCGCAATTATGGATGTTGTGACTTCCAACTGTGAAAGTGCAGACAAAATAATGTTTAAGCCCTCACTGCCTAAGAATGCTATAATGAGAGATATTGCAGCAGCTATTGAAGTTATTGAAGAAGGTGGCATCCATTGGGATGAGCCACCTGAGGACAAGGATGATAAAGGTGGGAAAGGAATGAAAGGTATTGGaattaaaattcttgaaggtaCAACAGTTTTAGGCCTTTCTAGAACTAATGGGCGTGTTGAGATGGAGGATTCTGATGCGGATCACATGAACACAGTTCAAAGTTTGCCTCAAAGTCTTTCTTTTAACAAGGCAAATGAACGCTTTCCTGTGCAAGATAGGGTATCTTCTGTAGTTGTCCCTGGACTTTGGGATGATTTGCATTCTGAACATGTTGCTGTCCCATTTGCTGCTTGGGCCTTAGCAAACTGGGCAATGGCATCTGAAGTTAATAGATCTCATATTCAAGAATTAGATAGAGATGGGCAAGCAGTCATGACTGCTTTGGTGGCACCTGAGAGATCTGTTAAATGGCATGGTAGTTTGGTTGCTCGATTTCTTTTAAAGGATCAAAATCTGCCATTAAATGAATCTGTTTCTGATTGGACTTCCAGTCTTCTTTCAACTGCTTTTCAAGCAAGTAAAGTCCAAGATGTATCTTTGGTCGAGGTAGCTTTGTCAGCATTTTTGGTTGCTATTGAGAGAAGCCCTGATGCTAGGGAAGTTGTCATGGATAAGGGTCTTCAATTGATGAGAGAAACTGCCAAACAGACACCAAAGCATAAGTCTGTACAAGGATCACTTGCAAAGGCTTTGGAACTACTTTGTTGTGAAGGACTGcatatgtctcttgaagaaagtCAAAAGTGGTCTGGCATACTACTGCCTTGGGTTTTCAGCAAGCCTTGCTCCGATACAGTAAGAGCTTCTGCAATAAATATCCTTGCACATGTTCTTGAAGACTATGGACCATCTTCTTTACCCATTTCTCAAGGATGGTTAACGATTATGCTGACTGATGTTCTTAGTACCAAGAAGTCAGCCCTAATGACAGGAAACAACCAGCCTGGAACTGACAAAGTGAAG ACACAAATTGATCAATCCAACATAGTTTCTGCTTCACAAATAGCAAATCAGTTGGCCGTTGCTGTTGTTAATTTAGCAGGAACACAACTTGGGACATCCACTGATAGTGAAGATATGTTTCCTTTGGTGGATATGCTTTCACTTGAACCTTTTGTTGGACCTTTGAAGAATCTTAAGAAAGATAAAAATTTCAAGGTTAATGCTGCAGATTCTGCTTTGGCTACGTTAAAAGGAATAAAAGCATTGACAGAAGTCTGTGCTGAAGATTCCTCCTGTCAAACCAAAATAACTGACTTTGGGGTTATGTGCTTGCTGAGGCGCCTTTTGCTTGAAGATGATTATGAGCAACTAGCTGCTATTGAAGCCTATGATGCATCTAGAGCCTTGGAGGCGCAAGATCATGTCTCTTCATCCTCTGGACAAACCTCTGCTGCCAATACTAATGATTCTTCTAGTTTACGAGTTCCACCTACAGCTCATATTCGAAGACATGCAGCTCGGCTGCTTACTGTTCTTTCGGTCCTTCCAAAGGTCCAGAAAATAATTGTGGCTGATGAGACTTGGTGTAAATGGCTTGCGGAATGTTCAAAGGGAAAGATCCCTGGGTGTAATGACCTTAAAATTCAGAGTTATGCTAAGGCCACTCTGTTAAATGTGCTTTGCAATTACCAAAGCAATTCTGTAAATGGTGATAAGactgataaaaaaaatgaacctTGCCCTCATTATGCTGAGATGATTTTTTTGATCAATCCAGAACGACCGCACTGGAAGTGTCTGGACAAAGTGATGCCTAACATTGAGGATGGATCATCATCAGCAAATGATGACTCTACTGAATGTGTAGGTGGACCTTCATCTGGAGCTTCCAGTGATGATGATTCTTCCATTTCCACATCGACATCTGAAAACTGCTCTGGTTTGGACATTGCTCCATTGGATGTTGTCTTTGTCCACGGTTTACGTGGGGGACCCTTTAAAAGTTGGCGGCTTTCCGAGGACAAATCATCAACTAAGTCTGGCCTTGTTGAGAAGATTGATGAAGAGGCTGGGAAACAGGGAACATTTTGGCCAGGTGAATGGCTCCCTGCTGATTTTCCTGATGCTCGTGTCTTTAGTCTTCAATACAAG ACAAATCTTACGCAGTGGTCTGGGGCAAGCTTACCTCTTTTG GAAGTTAGTTCAATGCTGCTGGAGAAGCTTATTGCTGCAGGAATTGGAGATCGACCGGTTGTATTTGTGACTCATAG CTTGGGTGGCCTTCTTGTCAAGCAAATGTTGTATCAAGCAGAAGCAGAAAAGAGGGACAACTTTGTTAAGAACACCATTGGACTT GTTTTCTATAGTTGTCCACATTTTGGCAGCAAACTTGCAGACATGCCTTGGCGTATGGGTCTTGTGTTTCGGCCTGCACCAACT ATCGGAGAGTTAAGAAGTGGATCTCCAAGACTAGTCGAGCTTAATAATTTCATTGGTGACCTTCATGAGAAAGGCATGCTTGAAGTCCTTAGCTTTTCTGAG ACCAAAGTTACCCCGATCGTTGAAGGGTACGGAGGTTGGGCTTTCCGAATGGAAATTGTACCTATTGAATCAGCTTATCCAGGATTTGGTCACCTTGTT GTTTTAGACTCCACAGACCATGTAAATTCTTGCAAGCCACTCTCCCGCACGGATCCTTCCTACAAAGAAACCTTAGACTTCTTGCACAAGATGAAGGCTCGTCTACATAAATAG
- the LOC113713063 gene encoding uncharacterized protein isoform X2, whose product MLFLIYFVSFFLLSLGKVSMLVAAIMDVVTSNCESADKIMFKPSLPKNAIMRDIAAAIEVIEEGGIHWDEPPEDKDDKGGKGMKGIGIKILEGTTVLGLSRTNGRVEMEDSDADHMNTVQSLPQSLSFNKANERFPVQDRVSSVVVPGLWDDLHSEHVAVPFAAWALANWAMASEVNRSHIQELDRDGQAVMTALVAPERSVKWHGSLVARFLLKDQNLPLNESVSDWTSSLLSTAFQASKVQDVSLVEVALSAFLVAIERSPDAREVVMDKGLQLMRETAKQTPKHKSVQGSLAKALELLCCEGLHMSLEESQKWSGILLPWVFSKPCSDTVRASAINILAHVLEDYGPSSLPISQGWLTIMLTDVLSTKKSALMTGNNQPGTDKVKTQIDQSNIVSASQIANQLAVAVVNLAGTQLGTSTDSEDMFPLVDMLSLEPFVGPLKNLKKDKNFKVNAADSALATLKGIKALTEVCAEDSSCQTKITDFGVMCLLRRLLLEDDYEQLAAIEAYDASRALEAQDHVSSSSGQTSAANTNDSSSLRVPPTAHIRRHAARLLTVLSVLPKVQKIIVADETWCKWLAECSKGKIPGCNDLKIQSYAKATLLNVLCNYQSNSVNGDKTDKKNEPCPHYAEMIFLINPERPHWKCLDKVMPNIEDGSSSANDDSTECVGGPSSGASSDDDSSISTSTSENCSGLDIAPLDVVFVHGLRGGPFKSWRLSEDKSSTKSGLVEKIDEEAGKQGTFWPGEWLPADFPDARVFSLQYKTNLTQWSGASLPLLEVSSMLLEKLIAAGIGDRPVVFVTHSLGGLLVKQMLYQAEAEKRDNFVKNTIGLVFYSCPHFGSKLADMPWRMGLVFRPAPTIGELRSGSPRLVELNNFIGDLHEKGMLEVLSFSETKVTPIVEGYGGWAFRMEIVPIESAYPGFGHLVVLDSTDHVNSCKPLSRTDPSYKETLDFLHKMKARLHK is encoded by the exons ATGCTGTTCCTTATTTACTTCGTTTCATTTTTTCTGCTCAGCCTCGGAAAAGT GAGCATGCTTGTTGCCGCAATTATGGATGTTGTGACTTCCAACTGTGAAAGTGCAGACAAAATAATGTTTAAGCCCTCACTGCCTAAGAATGCTATAATGAGAGATATTGCAGCAGCTATTGAAGTTATTGAAGAAGGTGGCATCCATTGGGATGAGCCACCTGAGGACAAGGATGATAAAGGTGGGAAAGGAATGAAAGGTATTGGaattaaaattcttgaaggtaCAACAGTTTTAGGCCTTTCTAGAACTAATGGGCGTGTTGAGATGGAGGATTCTGATGCGGATCACATGAACACAGTTCAAAGTTTGCCTCAAAGTCTTTCTTTTAACAAGGCAAATGAACGCTTTCCTGTGCAAGATAGGGTATCTTCTGTAGTTGTCCCTGGACTTTGGGATGATTTGCATTCTGAACATGTTGCTGTCCCATTTGCTGCTTGGGCCTTAGCAAACTGGGCAATGGCATCTGAAGTTAATAGATCTCATATTCAAGAATTAGATAGAGATGGGCAAGCAGTCATGACTGCTTTGGTGGCACCTGAGAGATCTGTTAAATGGCATGGTAGTTTGGTTGCTCGATTTCTTTTAAAGGATCAAAATCTGCCATTAAATGAATCTGTTTCTGATTGGACTTCCAGTCTTCTTTCAACTGCTTTTCAAGCAAGTAAAGTCCAAGATGTATCTTTGGTCGAGGTAGCTTTGTCAGCATTTTTGGTTGCTATTGAGAGAAGCCCTGATGCTAGGGAAGTTGTCATGGATAAGGGTCTTCAATTGATGAGAGAAACTGCCAAACAGACACCAAAGCATAAGTCTGTACAAGGATCACTTGCAAAGGCTTTGGAACTACTTTGTTGTGAAGGACTGcatatgtctcttgaagaaagtCAAAAGTGGTCTGGCATACTACTGCCTTGGGTTTTCAGCAAGCCTTGCTCCGATACAGTAAGAGCTTCTGCAATAAATATCCTTGCACATGTTCTTGAAGACTATGGACCATCTTCTTTACCCATTTCTCAAGGATGGTTAACGATTATGCTGACTGATGTTCTTAGTACCAAGAAGTCAGCCCTAATGACAGGAAACAACCAGCCTGGAACTGACAAAGTGAAG ACACAAATTGATCAATCCAACATAGTTTCTGCTTCACAAATAGCAAATCAGTTGGCCGTTGCTGTTGTTAATTTAGCAGGAACACAACTTGGGACATCCACTGATAGTGAAGATATGTTTCCTTTGGTGGATATGCTTTCACTTGAACCTTTTGTTGGACCTTTGAAGAATCTTAAGAAAGATAAAAATTTCAAGGTTAATGCTGCAGATTCTGCTTTGGCTACGTTAAAAGGAATAAAAGCATTGACAGAAGTCTGTGCTGAAGATTCCTCCTGTCAAACCAAAATAACTGACTTTGGGGTTATGTGCTTGCTGAGGCGCCTTTTGCTTGAAGATGATTATGAGCAACTAGCTGCTATTGAAGCCTATGATGCATCTAGAGCCTTGGAGGCGCAAGATCATGTCTCTTCATCCTCTGGACAAACCTCTGCTGCCAATACTAATGATTCTTCTAGTTTACGAGTTCCACCTACAGCTCATATTCGAAGACATGCAGCTCGGCTGCTTACTGTTCTTTCGGTCCTTCCAAAGGTCCAGAAAATAATTGTGGCTGATGAGACTTGGTGTAAATGGCTTGCGGAATGTTCAAAGGGAAAGATCCCTGGGTGTAATGACCTTAAAATTCAGAGTTATGCTAAGGCCACTCTGTTAAATGTGCTTTGCAATTACCAAAGCAATTCTGTAAATGGTGATAAGactgataaaaaaaatgaacctTGCCCTCATTATGCTGAGATGATTTTTTTGATCAATCCAGAACGACCGCACTGGAAGTGTCTGGACAAAGTGATGCCTAACATTGAGGATGGATCATCATCAGCAAATGATGACTCTACTGAATGTGTAGGTGGACCTTCATCTGGAGCTTCCAGTGATGATGATTCTTCCATTTCCACATCGACATCTGAAAACTGCTCTGGTTTGGACATTGCTCCATTGGATGTTGTCTTTGTCCACGGTTTACGTGGGGGACCCTTTAAAAGTTGGCGGCTTTCCGAGGACAAATCATCAACTAAGTCTGGCCTTGTTGAGAAGATTGATGAAGAGGCTGGGAAACAGGGAACATTTTGGCCAGGTGAATGGCTCCCTGCTGATTTTCCTGATGCTCGTGTCTTTAGTCTTCAATACAAG ACAAATCTTACGCAGTGGTCTGGGGCAAGCTTACCTCTTTTG GAAGTTAGTTCAATGCTGCTGGAGAAGCTTATTGCTGCAGGAATTGGAGATCGACCGGTTGTATTTGTGACTCATAG CTTGGGTGGCCTTCTTGTCAAGCAAATGTTGTATCAAGCAGAAGCAGAAAAGAGGGACAACTTTGTTAAGAACACCATTGGACTT GTTTTCTATAGTTGTCCACATTTTGGCAGCAAACTTGCAGACATGCCTTGGCGTATGGGTCTTGTGTTTCGGCCTGCACCAACT ATCGGAGAGTTAAGAAGTGGATCTCCAAGACTAGTCGAGCTTAATAATTTCATTGGTGACCTTCATGAGAAAGGCATGCTTGAAGTCCTTAGCTTTTCTGAG ACCAAAGTTACCCCGATCGTTGAAGGGTACGGAGGTTGGGCTTTCCGAATGGAAATTGTACCTATTGAATCAGCTTATCCAGGATTTGGTCACCTTGTT GTTTTAGACTCCACAGACCATGTAAATTCTTGCAAGCCACTCTCCCGCACGGATCCTTCCTACAAAGAAACCTTAGACTTCTTGCACAAGATGAAGGCTCGTCTACATAAATAG
- the LOC113713063 gene encoding uncharacterized protein isoform X3 yields the protein MLVAAIMDVVTSNCESADKIMFKPSLPKNAIMRDIAAAIEVIEEGGIHWDEPPEDKDDKGGKGMKGIGIKILEGTTVLGLSRTNGRVEMEDSDADHMNTVQSLPQSLSFNKANERFPVQDRVSSVVVPGLWDDLHSEHVAVPFAAWALANWAMASEVNRSHIQELDRDGQAVMTALVAPERSVKWHGSLVARFLLKDQNLPLNESVSDWTSSLLSTAFQASKVQDVSLVEVALSAFLVAIERSPDAREVVMDKGLQLMRETAKQTPKHKSVQGSLAKALELLCCEGLHMSLEESQKWSGILLPWVFSKPCSDTVRASAINILAHVLEDYGPSSLPISQGWLTIMLTDVLSTKKSALMTGNNQPGTDKVKTQIDQSNIVSASQIANQLAVAVVNLAGTQLGTSTDSEDMFPLVDMLSLEPFVGPLKNLKKDKNFKVNAADSALATLKGIKALTEVCAEDSSCQTKITDFGVMCLLRRLLLEDDYEQLAAIEAYDASRALEAQDHVSSSSGQTSAANTNDSSSLRVPPTAHIRRHAARLLTVLSVLPKVQKIIVADETWCKWLAECSKGKIPGCNDLKIQSYAKATLLNVLCNYQSNSVNGDKTDKKNEPCPHYAEMIFLINPERPHWKCLDKVMPNIEDGSSSANDDSTECVGGPSSGASSDDDSSISTSTSENCSGLDIAPLDVVFVHGLRGGPFKSWRLSEDKSSTKSGLVEKIDEEAGKQGTFWPGEWLPADFPDARVFSLQYKTNLTQWSGASLPLLEVSSMLLEKLIAAGIGDRPVVFVTHSLGGLLVKQMLYQAEAEKRDNFVKNTIGLVFYSCPHFGSKLADMPWRMGLVFRPAPTIGELRSGSPRLVELNNFIGDLHEKGMLEVLSFSETKVTPIVEGYGGWAFRMEIVPIESAYPGFGHLVVLDSTDHVNSCKPLSRTDPSYKETLDFLHKMKARLHK from the exons ATGCTTGTTGCCGCAATTATGGATGTTGTGACTTCCAACTGTGAAAGTGCAGACAAAATAATGTTTAAGCCCTCACTGCCTAAGAATGCTATAATGAGAGATATTGCAGCAGCTATTGAAGTTATTGAAGAAGGTGGCATCCATTGGGATGAGCCACCTGAGGACAAGGATGATAAAGGTGGGAAAGGAATGAAAGGTATTGGaattaaaattcttgaaggtaCAACAGTTTTAGGCCTTTCTAGAACTAATGGGCGTGTTGAGATGGAGGATTCTGATGCGGATCACATGAACACAGTTCAAAGTTTGCCTCAAAGTCTTTCTTTTAACAAGGCAAATGAACGCTTTCCTGTGCAAGATAGGGTATCTTCTGTAGTTGTCCCTGGACTTTGGGATGATTTGCATTCTGAACATGTTGCTGTCCCATTTGCTGCTTGGGCCTTAGCAAACTGGGCAATGGCATCTGAAGTTAATAGATCTCATATTCAAGAATTAGATAGAGATGGGCAAGCAGTCATGACTGCTTTGGTGGCACCTGAGAGATCTGTTAAATGGCATGGTAGTTTGGTTGCTCGATTTCTTTTAAAGGATCAAAATCTGCCATTAAATGAATCTGTTTCTGATTGGACTTCCAGTCTTCTTTCAACTGCTTTTCAAGCAAGTAAAGTCCAAGATGTATCTTTGGTCGAGGTAGCTTTGTCAGCATTTTTGGTTGCTATTGAGAGAAGCCCTGATGCTAGGGAAGTTGTCATGGATAAGGGTCTTCAATTGATGAGAGAAACTGCCAAACAGACACCAAAGCATAAGTCTGTACAAGGATCACTTGCAAAGGCTTTGGAACTACTTTGTTGTGAAGGACTGcatatgtctcttgaagaaagtCAAAAGTGGTCTGGCATACTACTGCCTTGGGTTTTCAGCAAGCCTTGCTCCGATACAGTAAGAGCTTCTGCAATAAATATCCTTGCACATGTTCTTGAAGACTATGGACCATCTTCTTTACCCATTTCTCAAGGATGGTTAACGATTATGCTGACTGATGTTCTTAGTACCAAGAAGTCAGCCCTAATGACAGGAAACAACCAGCCTGGAACTGACAAAGTGAAG ACACAAATTGATCAATCCAACATAGTTTCTGCTTCACAAATAGCAAATCAGTTGGCCGTTGCTGTTGTTAATTTAGCAGGAACACAACTTGGGACATCCACTGATAGTGAAGATATGTTTCCTTTGGTGGATATGCTTTCACTTGAACCTTTTGTTGGACCTTTGAAGAATCTTAAGAAAGATAAAAATTTCAAGGTTAATGCTGCAGATTCTGCTTTGGCTACGTTAAAAGGAATAAAAGCATTGACAGAAGTCTGTGCTGAAGATTCCTCCTGTCAAACCAAAATAACTGACTTTGGGGTTATGTGCTTGCTGAGGCGCCTTTTGCTTGAAGATGATTATGAGCAACTAGCTGCTATTGAAGCCTATGATGCATCTAGAGCCTTGGAGGCGCAAGATCATGTCTCTTCATCCTCTGGACAAACCTCTGCTGCCAATACTAATGATTCTTCTAGTTTACGAGTTCCACCTACAGCTCATATTCGAAGACATGCAGCTCGGCTGCTTACTGTTCTTTCGGTCCTTCCAAAGGTCCAGAAAATAATTGTGGCTGATGAGACTTGGTGTAAATGGCTTGCGGAATGTTCAAAGGGAAAGATCCCTGGGTGTAATGACCTTAAAATTCAGAGTTATGCTAAGGCCACTCTGTTAAATGTGCTTTGCAATTACCAAAGCAATTCTGTAAATGGTGATAAGactgataaaaaaaatgaacctTGCCCTCATTATGCTGAGATGATTTTTTTGATCAATCCAGAACGACCGCACTGGAAGTGTCTGGACAAAGTGATGCCTAACATTGAGGATGGATCATCATCAGCAAATGATGACTCTACTGAATGTGTAGGTGGACCTTCATCTGGAGCTTCCAGTGATGATGATTCTTCCATTTCCACATCGACATCTGAAAACTGCTCTGGTTTGGACATTGCTCCATTGGATGTTGTCTTTGTCCACGGTTTACGTGGGGGACCCTTTAAAAGTTGGCGGCTTTCCGAGGACAAATCATCAACTAAGTCTGGCCTTGTTGAGAAGATTGATGAAGAGGCTGGGAAACAGGGAACATTTTGGCCAGGTGAATGGCTCCCTGCTGATTTTCCTGATGCTCGTGTCTTTAGTCTTCAATACAAG ACAAATCTTACGCAGTGGTCTGGGGCAAGCTTACCTCTTTTG GAAGTTAGTTCAATGCTGCTGGAGAAGCTTATTGCTGCAGGAATTGGAGATCGACCGGTTGTATTTGTGACTCATAG CTTGGGTGGCCTTCTTGTCAAGCAAATGTTGTATCAAGCAGAAGCAGAAAAGAGGGACAACTTTGTTAAGAACACCATTGGACTT GTTTTCTATAGTTGTCCACATTTTGGCAGCAAACTTGCAGACATGCCTTGGCGTATGGGTCTTGTGTTTCGGCCTGCACCAACT ATCGGAGAGTTAAGAAGTGGATCTCCAAGACTAGTCGAGCTTAATAATTTCATTGGTGACCTTCATGAGAAAGGCATGCTTGAAGTCCTTAGCTTTTCTGAG ACCAAAGTTACCCCGATCGTTGAAGGGTACGGAGGTTGGGCTTTCCGAATGGAAATTGTACCTATTGAATCAGCTTATCCAGGATTTGGTCACCTTGTT GTTTTAGACTCCACAGACCATGTAAATTCTTGCAAGCCACTCTCCCGCACGGATCCTTCCTACAAAGAAACCTTAGACTTCTTGCACAAGATGAAGGCTCGTCTACATAAATAG